A section of the Thunnus albacares chromosome 6, fThuAlb1.1, whole genome shotgun sequence genome encodes:
- the stard13b gene encoding stAR-related lipid transfer protein 13 isoform X3 has protein sequence MTSKRNSTKLKLRRSFSEQLRSSTSKAWDLLWKNVRERRLAEIEAKEACDWLRAAGFPQYAQLFEDSQFPIDITPVKRDHDFLDKDLVEPLCRRLNTLNKCASMKLDVNLPRKKSEDSDEEDLFAISDKWTFEWSSRRWSRLQDIDCLLGNHREGQPTENGVPLRTTTSSESVLTDLSEPEVSSLHSESSGGSGHRGLSTEDSDCSNRTCSDSAAMPDSTSLTMPHIPKDIAHYGSLPDKHGKTSRIRAKDFLKRMETLRSRGTLGRGRKSLVISAPVLQQEAQALKTLRCVEIINGDAGAPEPPSHKVLPSQSSSEVSSHSSGSAVSTPSLKERKPHRADYKRSGMYLEDIDIFSGTQVNKVAEQNRRNEFCSYEDLVVHIPKDHKPGTFPKALSIESLSPTNGASINWHPNRVHLDTPLISCRKESRPVTQCCSRGSRISVYDNVPGSHLYASTGDLIDLEKEDLFPHLDDILLHVNGLQQIVDHWSMNVLPVGEGVTQVNGEREDTVGLQSSSQITLDFEGNSVTESQTTPSDGDRDRVSLAETESTRLRERRDSGVGASLTRPNRLRWPSFQISNRLSHSVASLQITNQSAGQLSLLQKFSLLRLTAIMEKYSMSNKHGWTWSVPKFMKRMKVPDYKDKNVFGVPLIVHVQRSGQPLPLGLQQALRYLRSQCLDQVGLFRKSGVKSRIQALRQMNESSPDNVNYEDQSAYDVADMVKQFFRDLPEPLLTSKLGETFLHIYQYVPKDQRLQAVQAAIMLMSDENREVLQTLLCFLSDVTSSVEENQMTPMNIAVCLAPSLFHLNILKKDNLSPRAMQKKYATGRPDQKDLNENLAATQGLAHMIIECNRLFEIPHEMVTQSRNSYVEADLHAPTIDELCKQLDDDDGTYQTHMEGRLQNVLKEAREKSKYWVSCSSSDNTELYYKKVGDGNPLRRWKVSVEVEAPPSVVLNRVLRERHLWDVDLLQWKVCETLDKQTEVFQYVLSRMPPHPSRDFVVLRSWRTDLPKGACSLVSVSIEHEDCSPVGGVRAIVLESNYLLEPCGSGKSRLTHICRVDLKGRTPDWYNKAFGHLCAAEAARIRNSFQPLITDGPETKI, from the exons AAATTGAAGCGAAAGAGGCGTGTGACTGGCTGCGGGCAGCAGGATTTCCCCAGTATGCTCAGCTCTTTGAAG ATTCCCAGTTCCCCATTGACATCACTCCTGTGAAAAGAGATCATGACTTTCTGGACAAAGATCTTGTGGAACCTCTTTGCAG GCGACTCAACACCTTGAACAAGTGTGCTTCTATGAAACTTGACGTGAACCTTCCGAGGAAGAAA AGTGAAGACTCAGATGAAGAAGACCTGTTTGCTATCAGTGACAAATGGACCTTTGAGTGGAGCAGCCGGCGTTGGTCCAGGTTGCAGGACATTGACTGTCTGCTGGGAAACCATAGAGAGGGTCAACCCACCGAGAACGGCGTGCCTCTAAGAACCACCACCAGCAGTGAGAGCGTTCTGACGGACCTGAGCGAGCCGGAGGTCTCCTCTTTGCACAGCGAGAGCAGCGGGGGAAGCGGTCACAGGGGCCTCAGCACGGAGGACTCTGACTGCTCCAACCGCACCTGCTCAGATTCTGCAGCAATGCCAGACTCTACTTCCCTCACAATGCCTCACATCCCCAAAGACATTGCTCACTATGGCTCCCTACCTGATAAGCACGGCAAGACAAGTCGCATCCGTGCCAAAGACTTCCTGAAACGCATGGAGACATTGCGCTCCAGGGGGACACTGGGAAGAGGTCGTAAGTCATTAGTTATCAGCGCTCCAGTGCTGCAGCAGGAGGCCCAGGCTCTGAAGACGCTGCGGTGTGTGGAGATCATAAATGGAGATGCTGGAGCTCCAGAACCACCTTCCCACAAAGTTCTACCGTCCCAGTCCAGCAGTGAAGTTAGCAGCCATTCCAGTGGAAGTGCTGTCAGCACACCCAGTCTGAAAGAACGTAAACCTCACCGGGCTGACTACAAGCGTAGTGGCATGTATTTGGAGGACATAGACATCTTCTCAGGCACCCAAGTGAATAAAGTCGCAGAACAAAACCGAAGAAATGAATTCTGCTCCTATGAGGACCTAGTGGTTCACATTCCTAAAGACCACAAGCCAGGAACCTTCCCCAAAGCACTGTCCATAGAGAGCCTGTCACCAACCAATGGGGCCTCTATTAACTGGCACCCCAATAGGGTGCACCTGGACACCCCACTAATTTCCTGCAGAAAGGAATCCAGGCCTGTCACCCAGTGCTGCTCCAGAGGCAGCCGCATCAGTGTGTATGATAATGTTCCTGGCTCGCATCTGTACGCCAGCACCGGTGACCTGATAGACCTGGAGAAAGAGGACTTGTTCCCTCACCTGGACGATATCTTGCTGCATGTTAATGGTCTGCAGCAGATAGTAGACCACTGGTCTATGAATGTGCTGCCTGTAGGAGAAGGTGTGACACAGGTAAACGGAGAGAGGGAAGATACAGTAGGCCTCCAGTCTTCCAGTCAGATCACATTGGACTTTGAGGGGAATTCCGTAACAGAAAGCCAGACTACACCTAGTGACggggacagagacagagtaTCACTTGCAGAGACAGAATCTACAAGGCTCAGGGAAAGGAGGGACTCAGGAGTAGGTGCTTCGCTGACAAGACCCAATCG GTTACGATGGCCAAGCTTTCAGATTTCCAATCGTCTAAGCCACTCAGTTGCATCGCTGCAGATTACCAACCAGTCAGCAGGCCAGCTGAGTTTGTTGCAGAAGTTCTCTCTGCTGCGCCTTACTGCAATCATGGAGAAGTACTCGATGTCCAACAAGCATGGCTGGACTTG GTCCGTGCCAAAGTTTATGAAGAGAATGAAGGTACCAGACTATAAGGATAAGAATGTGTTCGGAGTACCTCTCATAGTGCATGTACAGCGTTCTGGACAACCCCTGCCCCTCGGCCTGCAGCAGGCCCTGCGGTACCTGAGGAGCCAGTGTCTTGATCAG GTTGGTCTTTTTCGTAAATCAGGGGTGAAGTCTCGAATTCAAGCTCTGAGACAGATGAATGAGAGTTCTCCAGACAATGTGAACTATGAAGATCAGTCTGCCTATGATGTGGCTGATATGGTGAAGCAGTTCTTCAGGGATTTACCTGAGCCCCTGCTCACCAGCAAGCTGGGAGAGACTTTCCTCCATATTTACCAAT ATGTGCCGAAGGACCAAAGGTTGCAAGCTGTCCAAGCAGCCATCATGCTGATGTCAGACGAAAACCGAGAGGTGCTGCAGACCCTGCTCTGTTTCCtgagtgatgtcacttcctctgTGGAGGAGAACCAGATGACACCCATGAACATTGCTGTGTGCCTGGCACCCTCCCTCTTCCATCTCAACATACTCAAGAAAGACAATCTCTCACCAAG GGCCATGCAGAAGAAGTATGCCACTGGCAGACCAGACCAGAAGGATCTGAATGAAAACTTAGCAGCAACACAGGGCCTCGCTCATATGATCATAGAGTGCAACCGTCTCTTTGAG ATCCCTCATGAGATGGTTACTCAGTCGCGTAATTCATATGTGGAGGCTGACTTACATGCACCAACAATAGATGAGCTGTGCAAGCAGCTGGACGATGATGATGGAACGTATCAAACCCATATGGAGGGAAGACTTCAGAATGTGCTCAAAGAAGCTCGGGAAAAGTCCAAATACTGGGTATCCTGCAGCAGCTCTGATAATACAGAGCTCTACTATAAGAAG GTGGGAGATGGGAACCCTTTGAGACGCTGGAAAGTGTCTGTGGAGGTGGAAGCACCACCATCAGTTGTGTTGAACCGAGTGCTGCGAGAGCGCCACCTGTGGGATGTGGACCTGCTGCAATGGAAAGTGTGTGAGACACTAGACAAGCAGACAGAGGTGTTTCAGTATGTCCTCAGTCGTATGCCCCCTCATCCAAGCAGGGACTTTGTAGTACTCAG GTCATGGAGGACAGACTTGCCCAAAGGTGCATGCTCCCTGGTTTCTGTGTCTATAGAGCATGAGGATTGTTCTCCTGTTGGAGGGGTACGAGCTATTGTTCTGGAGTCCAACTACCTGCTGGAGCCCTGCGGATCAGGAAAGTCCAGGCTAACTCATATCTGCAGAGTGGACTTGAA GGGAAGGACTCCAGACTGGTACAACAAAGCCTTTGGTCACCTTTGTGCCGCAGAAGCTGCACGAATCCGCAACTCCTTTCAGCCACTCATCACAGACGGCCCAGAGACCAAAATCTGA
- the stard13b gene encoding stAR-related lipid transfer protein 13 isoform X2, which yields MFRELPESTGSECLGSMTPETQDIYLRMDHHCRRSGYRLGRIIARQQLLKRIAREIEAKEACDWLRAAGFPQYAQLFEDSQFPIDITPVKRDHDFLDKDLVEPLCRRLNTLNKCASMKLDVNLPRKKSEDSDEEDLFAISDKWTFEWSSRRWSRLQDIDCLLGNHREGQPTENGVPLRTTTSSESVLTDLSEPEVSSLHSESSGGSGHRGLSTEDSDCSNRTCSDSAAMPDSTSLTMPHIPKDIAHYGSLPDKHGKTSRIRAKDFLKRMETLRSRGTLGRGRKSLVISAPVLQQEAQALKTLRCVEIINGDAGAPEPPSHKVLPSQSSSEVSSHSSGSAVSTPSLKERKPHRADYKRSGMYLEDIDIFSGTQVNKVAEQNRRNEFCSYEDLVVHIPKDHKPGTFPKALSIESLSPTNGASINWHPNRVHLDTPLISCRKESRPVTQCCSRGSRISVYDNVPGSHLYASTGDLIDLEKEDLFPHLDDILLHVNGLQQIVDHWSMNVLPVGEGVTQVNGEREDTVGLQSSSQITLDFEGNSVTESQTTPSDGDRDRVSLAETESTRLRERRDSGVGASLTRPNRLRWPSFQISNRLSHSVASLQITNQSAGQLSLLQKFSLLRLTAIMEKYSMSNKHGWTWSVPKFMKRMKVPDYKDKNVFGVPLIVHVQRSGQPLPLGLQQALRYLRSQCLDQVGLFRKSGVKSRIQALRQMNESSPDNVNYEDQSAYDVADMVKQFFRDLPEPLLTSKLGETFLHIYQYVPKDQRLQAVQAAIMLMSDENREVLQTLLCFLSDVTSSVEENQMTPMNIAVCLAPSLFHLNILKKDNLSPRAMQKKYATGRPDQKDLNENLAATQGLAHMIIECNRLFEIPHEMVTQSRNSYVEADLHAPTIDELCKQLDDDDGTYQTHMEGRLQNVLKEAREKSKYWVSCSSSDNTELYYKKVGDGNPLRRWKVSVEVEAPPSVVLNRVLRERHLWDVDLLQWKVCETLDKQTEVFQYVLSRMPPHPSRDFVVLRSWRTDLPKGACSLVSVSIEHEDCSPVGGVRAIVLESNYLLEPCGSGKSRLTHICRVDLKGRTPDWYNKAFGHLCAAEAARIRNSFQPLITDGPETKI from the exons AAATTGAAGCGAAAGAGGCGTGTGACTGGCTGCGGGCAGCAGGATTTCCCCAGTATGCTCAGCTCTTTGAAG ATTCCCAGTTCCCCATTGACATCACTCCTGTGAAAAGAGATCATGACTTTCTGGACAAAGATCTTGTGGAACCTCTTTGCAG GCGACTCAACACCTTGAACAAGTGTGCTTCTATGAAACTTGACGTGAACCTTCCGAGGAAGAAA AGTGAAGACTCAGATGAAGAAGACCTGTTTGCTATCAGTGACAAATGGACCTTTGAGTGGAGCAGCCGGCGTTGGTCCAGGTTGCAGGACATTGACTGTCTGCTGGGAAACCATAGAGAGGGTCAACCCACCGAGAACGGCGTGCCTCTAAGAACCACCACCAGCAGTGAGAGCGTTCTGACGGACCTGAGCGAGCCGGAGGTCTCCTCTTTGCACAGCGAGAGCAGCGGGGGAAGCGGTCACAGGGGCCTCAGCACGGAGGACTCTGACTGCTCCAACCGCACCTGCTCAGATTCTGCAGCAATGCCAGACTCTACTTCCCTCACAATGCCTCACATCCCCAAAGACATTGCTCACTATGGCTCCCTACCTGATAAGCACGGCAAGACAAGTCGCATCCGTGCCAAAGACTTCCTGAAACGCATGGAGACATTGCGCTCCAGGGGGACACTGGGAAGAGGTCGTAAGTCATTAGTTATCAGCGCTCCAGTGCTGCAGCAGGAGGCCCAGGCTCTGAAGACGCTGCGGTGTGTGGAGATCATAAATGGAGATGCTGGAGCTCCAGAACCACCTTCCCACAAAGTTCTACCGTCCCAGTCCAGCAGTGAAGTTAGCAGCCATTCCAGTGGAAGTGCTGTCAGCACACCCAGTCTGAAAGAACGTAAACCTCACCGGGCTGACTACAAGCGTAGTGGCATGTATTTGGAGGACATAGACATCTTCTCAGGCACCCAAGTGAATAAAGTCGCAGAACAAAACCGAAGAAATGAATTCTGCTCCTATGAGGACCTAGTGGTTCACATTCCTAAAGACCACAAGCCAGGAACCTTCCCCAAAGCACTGTCCATAGAGAGCCTGTCACCAACCAATGGGGCCTCTATTAACTGGCACCCCAATAGGGTGCACCTGGACACCCCACTAATTTCCTGCAGAAAGGAATCCAGGCCTGTCACCCAGTGCTGCTCCAGAGGCAGCCGCATCAGTGTGTATGATAATGTTCCTGGCTCGCATCTGTACGCCAGCACCGGTGACCTGATAGACCTGGAGAAAGAGGACTTGTTCCCTCACCTGGACGATATCTTGCTGCATGTTAATGGTCTGCAGCAGATAGTAGACCACTGGTCTATGAATGTGCTGCCTGTAGGAGAAGGTGTGACACAGGTAAACGGAGAGAGGGAAGATACAGTAGGCCTCCAGTCTTCCAGTCAGATCACATTGGACTTTGAGGGGAATTCCGTAACAGAAAGCCAGACTACACCTAGTGACggggacagagacagagtaTCACTTGCAGAGACAGAATCTACAAGGCTCAGGGAAAGGAGGGACTCAGGAGTAGGTGCTTCGCTGACAAGACCCAATCG GTTACGATGGCCAAGCTTTCAGATTTCCAATCGTCTAAGCCACTCAGTTGCATCGCTGCAGATTACCAACCAGTCAGCAGGCCAGCTGAGTTTGTTGCAGAAGTTCTCTCTGCTGCGCCTTACTGCAATCATGGAGAAGTACTCGATGTCCAACAAGCATGGCTGGACTTG GTCCGTGCCAAAGTTTATGAAGAGAATGAAGGTACCAGACTATAAGGATAAGAATGTGTTCGGAGTACCTCTCATAGTGCATGTACAGCGTTCTGGACAACCCCTGCCCCTCGGCCTGCAGCAGGCCCTGCGGTACCTGAGGAGCCAGTGTCTTGATCAG GTTGGTCTTTTTCGTAAATCAGGGGTGAAGTCTCGAATTCAAGCTCTGAGACAGATGAATGAGAGTTCTCCAGACAATGTGAACTATGAAGATCAGTCTGCCTATGATGTGGCTGATATGGTGAAGCAGTTCTTCAGGGATTTACCTGAGCCCCTGCTCACCAGCAAGCTGGGAGAGACTTTCCTCCATATTTACCAAT ATGTGCCGAAGGACCAAAGGTTGCAAGCTGTCCAAGCAGCCATCATGCTGATGTCAGACGAAAACCGAGAGGTGCTGCAGACCCTGCTCTGTTTCCtgagtgatgtcacttcctctgTGGAGGAGAACCAGATGACACCCATGAACATTGCTGTGTGCCTGGCACCCTCCCTCTTCCATCTCAACATACTCAAGAAAGACAATCTCTCACCAAG GGCCATGCAGAAGAAGTATGCCACTGGCAGACCAGACCAGAAGGATCTGAATGAAAACTTAGCAGCAACACAGGGCCTCGCTCATATGATCATAGAGTGCAACCGTCTCTTTGAG ATCCCTCATGAGATGGTTACTCAGTCGCGTAATTCATATGTGGAGGCTGACTTACATGCACCAACAATAGATGAGCTGTGCAAGCAGCTGGACGATGATGATGGAACGTATCAAACCCATATGGAGGGAAGACTTCAGAATGTGCTCAAAGAAGCTCGGGAAAAGTCCAAATACTGGGTATCCTGCAGCAGCTCTGATAATACAGAGCTCTACTATAAGAAG GTGGGAGATGGGAACCCTTTGAGACGCTGGAAAGTGTCTGTGGAGGTGGAAGCACCACCATCAGTTGTGTTGAACCGAGTGCTGCGAGAGCGCCACCTGTGGGATGTGGACCTGCTGCAATGGAAAGTGTGTGAGACACTAGACAAGCAGACAGAGGTGTTTCAGTATGTCCTCAGTCGTATGCCCCCTCATCCAAGCAGGGACTTTGTAGTACTCAG GTCATGGAGGACAGACTTGCCCAAAGGTGCATGCTCCCTGGTTTCTGTGTCTATAGAGCATGAGGATTGTTCTCCTGTTGGAGGGGTACGAGCTATTGTTCTGGAGTCCAACTACCTGCTGGAGCCCTGCGGATCAGGAAAGTCCAGGCTAACTCATATCTGCAGAGTGGACTTGAA GGGAAGGACTCCAGACTGGTACAACAAAGCCTTTGGTCACCTTTGTGCCGCAGAAGCTGCACGAATCCGCAACTCCTTTCAGCCACTCATCACAGACGGCCCAGAGACCAAAATCTGA
- the stard13b gene encoding stAR-related lipid transfer protein 13 isoform X4, with translation MKHSGCMMKISQIEAKEACDWLRAAGFPQYAQLFEDSQFPIDITPVKRDHDFLDKDLVEPLCRRLNTLNKCASMKLDVNLPRKKSEDSDEEDLFAISDKWTFEWSSRRWSRLQDIDCLLGNHREGQPTENGVPLRTTTSSESVLTDLSEPEVSSLHSESSGGSGHRGLSTEDSDCSNRTCSDSAAMPDSTSLTMPHIPKDIAHYGSLPDKHGKTSRIRAKDFLKRMETLRSRGTLGRGRKSLVISAPVLQQEAQALKTLRCVEIINGDAGAPEPPSHKVLPSQSSSEVSSHSSGSAVSTPSLKERKPHRADYKRSGMYLEDIDIFSGTQVNKVAEQNRRNEFCSYEDLVVHIPKDHKPGTFPKALSIESLSPTNGASINWHPNRVHLDTPLISCRKESRPVTQCCSRGSRISVYDNVPGSHLYASTGDLIDLEKEDLFPHLDDILLHVNGLQQIVDHWSMNVLPVGEGVTQVNGEREDTVGLQSSSQITLDFEGNSVTESQTTPSDGDRDRVSLAETESTRLRERRDSGVGASLTRPNRLRWPSFQISNRLSHSVASLQITNQSAGQLSLLQKFSLLRLTAIMEKYSMSNKHGWTWSVPKFMKRMKVPDYKDKNVFGVPLIVHVQRSGQPLPLGLQQALRYLRSQCLDQVGLFRKSGVKSRIQALRQMNESSPDNVNYEDQSAYDVADMVKQFFRDLPEPLLTSKLGETFLHIYQYVPKDQRLQAVQAAIMLMSDENREVLQTLLCFLSDVTSSVEENQMTPMNIAVCLAPSLFHLNILKKDNLSPRAMQKKYATGRPDQKDLNENLAATQGLAHMIIECNRLFEIPHEMVTQSRNSYVEADLHAPTIDELCKQLDDDDGTYQTHMEGRLQNVLKEAREKSKYWVSCSSSDNTELYYKKVGDGNPLRRWKVSVEVEAPPSVVLNRVLRERHLWDVDLLQWKVCETLDKQTEVFQYVLSRMPPHPSRDFVVLRSWRTDLPKGACSLVSVSIEHEDCSPVGGVRAIVLESNYLLEPCGSGKSRLTHICRVDLKGRTPDWYNKAFGHLCAAEAARIRNSFQPLITDGPETKI, from the exons ATGAAACACTCTGGCTGTATGATGAAAATATCCC AAATTGAAGCGAAAGAGGCGTGTGACTGGCTGCGGGCAGCAGGATTTCCCCAGTATGCTCAGCTCTTTGAAG ATTCCCAGTTCCCCATTGACATCACTCCTGTGAAAAGAGATCATGACTTTCTGGACAAAGATCTTGTGGAACCTCTTTGCAG GCGACTCAACACCTTGAACAAGTGTGCTTCTATGAAACTTGACGTGAACCTTCCGAGGAAGAAA AGTGAAGACTCAGATGAAGAAGACCTGTTTGCTATCAGTGACAAATGGACCTTTGAGTGGAGCAGCCGGCGTTGGTCCAGGTTGCAGGACATTGACTGTCTGCTGGGAAACCATAGAGAGGGTCAACCCACCGAGAACGGCGTGCCTCTAAGAACCACCACCAGCAGTGAGAGCGTTCTGACGGACCTGAGCGAGCCGGAGGTCTCCTCTTTGCACAGCGAGAGCAGCGGGGGAAGCGGTCACAGGGGCCTCAGCACGGAGGACTCTGACTGCTCCAACCGCACCTGCTCAGATTCTGCAGCAATGCCAGACTCTACTTCCCTCACAATGCCTCACATCCCCAAAGACATTGCTCACTATGGCTCCCTACCTGATAAGCACGGCAAGACAAGTCGCATCCGTGCCAAAGACTTCCTGAAACGCATGGAGACATTGCGCTCCAGGGGGACACTGGGAAGAGGTCGTAAGTCATTAGTTATCAGCGCTCCAGTGCTGCAGCAGGAGGCCCAGGCTCTGAAGACGCTGCGGTGTGTGGAGATCATAAATGGAGATGCTGGAGCTCCAGAACCACCTTCCCACAAAGTTCTACCGTCCCAGTCCAGCAGTGAAGTTAGCAGCCATTCCAGTGGAAGTGCTGTCAGCACACCCAGTCTGAAAGAACGTAAACCTCACCGGGCTGACTACAAGCGTAGTGGCATGTATTTGGAGGACATAGACATCTTCTCAGGCACCCAAGTGAATAAAGTCGCAGAACAAAACCGAAGAAATGAATTCTGCTCCTATGAGGACCTAGTGGTTCACATTCCTAAAGACCACAAGCCAGGAACCTTCCCCAAAGCACTGTCCATAGAGAGCCTGTCACCAACCAATGGGGCCTCTATTAACTGGCACCCCAATAGGGTGCACCTGGACACCCCACTAATTTCCTGCAGAAAGGAATCCAGGCCTGTCACCCAGTGCTGCTCCAGAGGCAGCCGCATCAGTGTGTATGATAATGTTCCTGGCTCGCATCTGTACGCCAGCACCGGTGACCTGATAGACCTGGAGAAAGAGGACTTGTTCCCTCACCTGGACGATATCTTGCTGCATGTTAATGGTCTGCAGCAGATAGTAGACCACTGGTCTATGAATGTGCTGCCTGTAGGAGAAGGTGTGACACAGGTAAACGGAGAGAGGGAAGATACAGTAGGCCTCCAGTCTTCCAGTCAGATCACATTGGACTTTGAGGGGAATTCCGTAACAGAAAGCCAGACTACACCTAGTGACggggacagagacagagtaTCACTTGCAGAGACAGAATCTACAAGGCTCAGGGAAAGGAGGGACTCAGGAGTAGGTGCTTCGCTGACAAGACCCAATCG GTTACGATGGCCAAGCTTTCAGATTTCCAATCGTCTAAGCCACTCAGTTGCATCGCTGCAGATTACCAACCAGTCAGCAGGCCAGCTGAGTTTGTTGCAGAAGTTCTCTCTGCTGCGCCTTACTGCAATCATGGAGAAGTACTCGATGTCCAACAAGCATGGCTGGACTTG GTCCGTGCCAAAGTTTATGAAGAGAATGAAGGTACCAGACTATAAGGATAAGAATGTGTTCGGAGTACCTCTCATAGTGCATGTACAGCGTTCTGGACAACCCCTGCCCCTCGGCCTGCAGCAGGCCCTGCGGTACCTGAGGAGCCAGTGTCTTGATCAG GTTGGTCTTTTTCGTAAATCAGGGGTGAAGTCTCGAATTCAAGCTCTGAGACAGATGAATGAGAGTTCTCCAGACAATGTGAACTATGAAGATCAGTCTGCCTATGATGTGGCTGATATGGTGAAGCAGTTCTTCAGGGATTTACCTGAGCCCCTGCTCACCAGCAAGCTGGGAGAGACTTTCCTCCATATTTACCAAT ATGTGCCGAAGGACCAAAGGTTGCAAGCTGTCCAAGCAGCCATCATGCTGATGTCAGACGAAAACCGAGAGGTGCTGCAGACCCTGCTCTGTTTCCtgagtgatgtcacttcctctgTGGAGGAGAACCAGATGACACCCATGAACATTGCTGTGTGCCTGGCACCCTCCCTCTTCCATCTCAACATACTCAAGAAAGACAATCTCTCACCAAG GGCCATGCAGAAGAAGTATGCCACTGGCAGACCAGACCAGAAGGATCTGAATGAAAACTTAGCAGCAACACAGGGCCTCGCTCATATGATCATAGAGTGCAACCGTCTCTTTGAG ATCCCTCATGAGATGGTTACTCAGTCGCGTAATTCATATGTGGAGGCTGACTTACATGCACCAACAATAGATGAGCTGTGCAAGCAGCTGGACGATGATGATGGAACGTATCAAACCCATATGGAGGGAAGACTTCAGAATGTGCTCAAAGAAGCTCGGGAAAAGTCCAAATACTGGGTATCCTGCAGCAGCTCTGATAATACAGAGCTCTACTATAAGAAG GTGGGAGATGGGAACCCTTTGAGACGCTGGAAAGTGTCTGTGGAGGTGGAAGCACCACCATCAGTTGTGTTGAACCGAGTGCTGCGAGAGCGCCACCTGTGGGATGTGGACCTGCTGCAATGGAAAGTGTGTGAGACACTAGACAAGCAGACAGAGGTGTTTCAGTATGTCCTCAGTCGTATGCCCCCTCATCCAAGCAGGGACTTTGTAGTACTCAG GTCATGGAGGACAGACTTGCCCAAAGGTGCATGCTCCCTGGTTTCTGTGTCTATAGAGCATGAGGATTGTTCTCCTGTTGGAGGGGTACGAGCTATTGTTCTGGAGTCCAACTACCTGCTGGAGCCCTGCGGATCAGGAAAGTCCAGGCTAACTCATATCTGCAGAGTGGACTTGAA GGGAAGGACTCCAGACTGGTACAACAAAGCCTTTGGTCACCTTTGTGCCGCAGAAGCTGCACGAATCCGCAACTCCTTTCAGCCACTCATCACAGACGGCCCAGAGACCAAAATCTGA